One Nonomuraea angiospora DNA segment encodes these proteins:
- a CDS encoding shikimate kinase — translation MSKNKPVVLVGLMGSGKSSAGRLIAQALGLPFSDSDPFLQQRYGGTAAQIAEREGADALHRYEADHVLHQLAGEPEVIAAAASTVEFPDVRAALAKAFVVWLDASDEVLAQRMKSSSHRPDFGPAAMRARREPFFREVADLRCDVGELTPEQVRDATLREMGLPEGDPH, via the coding sequence ATGTCGAAAAACAAACCAGTCGTCCTGGTCGGGCTTATGGGCTCGGGCAAGTCGAGCGCCGGCCGGTTGATCGCGCAGGCGCTCGGGCTGCCGTTCAGCGACAGCGATCCGTTCCTCCAGCAGCGCTACGGCGGCACCGCCGCGCAGATCGCCGAGCGCGAGGGCGCGGACGCCCTGCACCGCTACGAGGCCGACCACGTGCTGCACCAGTTGGCCGGCGAGCCGGAGGTGATCGCGGCGGCGGCCAGCACGGTCGAGTTCCCCGACGTGCGCGCGGCGCTGGCCAAGGCGTTCGTGGTCTGGCTGGACGCCTCCGACGAGGTGCTGGCCCAGCGGATGAAGTCGAGCAGCCACCGCCCCGACTTCGGTCCCGCCGCCATGCGGGCCCGCCGCGAGCCGTTCTTCCGGGAGGTCGCGGACCTGAGGTGCGACGTCGGCGAGCTGACCCCCGAGCAGGTGCGGGACGCGACGCTGCGGGAAATGGGTTTGCCCGAGGGCGACCCGCACTGA